DNA sequence from the Nicotiana tomentosiformis chromosome 3, ASM39032v3, whole genome shotgun sequence genome:
ATGTCGTGTGGATTAGGTGCACCTTATGTGTTTAACCTTATCGCAGCCCCCgggctttggtctagtggtaagagcGCAATGTCGTGTGGATTAGGTGCACCTTATGTGTTTAACCTTATCGCAGACAAAAacttggtatttaagtggagagaAATAAAGCAGTGTGCCCATTATCCGCTTAGTTTCGAGGTGTGTACCACGGTCCTCGGAGATTTCTGGGttgtcaaaaagaaaaagaagattcAGGGAGATTCCAAGTGGTGATACAAAACCACTTATGCATTCGCCTTTTTAGTGTGTTTAGATGGCTTCATTATCCATGTCATGCCTATTTGGCATGGGTCTGTCAAAACAATCGAAGATCATGTGTGTAATATGTTTAGAAATTTATAGTTATATGAGACATGCTATCTACTTTGCTTTTGACACCCTTTAGGATCTTGAAAAATTGTGCTTTTTTTTGTCATAGCTGATAGTCTGTTGATGGATGAGCTTTTGATACCTTGTAACTGTCAGATCCTCGCTAATACCACAATAAGATGGGCATTCAttttccgaaaatccataataagATGGGCAGGTTGCAGAAGGGGTGATCAACAGCTTTCATTGCATATCTGCATTAACTCCATGCAATCTGCTGGACATAGATTCTTAGTTATGGAAAGaatctattccaattttcagCCCCAGAACCAATAAATCTTGAGAAGTCAACTTTCTTTTTTGATAAAGTGTGAAGTTCACTTTTTGTTTCATAATTTAGGAAGAAAATATTGTGAGGCAAATAGTATAAGATGTATAGTGTACACAAGGCAAATGCCTCCTATTTAGGTGTTTGCTCCATTGGACTTCTGTCCAATGATAGCCTCAGGGTATTTCTATCTTGTCTTACATAGGAGTTATCCTGAGGCAAGTTTCAGTTTTGCCTTTTGAAACATCAGTTATGAATGCTTGGAGTCATTTTTAATAACCTCATGCGTTCTTGTCCTATGATGTTAATTACATTTAACTAGTTTAGATTGTAAAAATTGGCTCTACAAGCATATAATGCATCTCTTTAGGTGAAAGAGAAGCATAATATGCTTGCAGGGGAGCTAAAGACGAGCAGCACCCTTCGAGGTCAAAGGTGAGACAAAACCACCTTGTGGTCAATCGGAAGATTATATTCCTCAAGACTCCGATGACTTGTGTAATCTAGTTGTTAGTAAGGCTGAGAAAGCTATCACCCAGGTGAGCTGAATTTATACGCTAAACTTAAATCATTGTAGACTTTGCAAACCCTTTGATCTGCTATGTGTGGATGATATAGGCCCTTTTACTATAGTACCCAAGAGTAAGTTAGGGACTAGGCACTTCTGGTTCTAAAAAAGAGGTTTTAAATATGAAATGTCGTTTACATGTCTAATAATGCTGTAAAAAGCAGATCTATGGCGGAATtaggaagaagaaagaagaggagTTGAGTTCTTTCGAGATGTCACTGCCCAGATATAGGATACAAGTACTTAGGAAAACTGAGAATTGTTAGGGTGAACAGCTGCTCAGCCCTTCTAGCCTCACTTCTACTTTAAAAGCATGGGCTTTTATCATAGATCTATGCGGCTAAAAGCTGAGTTGTTATGGTTCTAACATGAGGTTGATGGTAACATTATTTTAAACTGCCTAAAAGATTCATAAAGAGTGAATCTGATGGCAGAGATGGGAAGAAGAAAAACGAAGATGATTTAAGCTCTTTCCAAATGTAATTGGGAGTATATAGGAAGAGAAGTCCTCACCAATTTCTTAAGTATACTGCTGCTAAGTAGTCACATAAAACTGGAAAAGTAGACCTGCCATATACTCAGAATAATTACTCTGCAAATAAATCGATTCTGTCTGCCTAGCTTTTACTTTCACTTATCAAGGTCTTACTAATGAAAAAAAGAAGAGCGAGTCTAATGGCAGAGATGATGAGAAGAAAAACGCTGAAGATTTAAGCTCTTTCCAGATGTAATTGGCCAAATATAGTGAGAAAAGTTCTCACCAATATCTTAACTATACTCCTGCTAAATAGTCACATACAACTGAAAAAAGATGGACCTTCCATATACTCAAATTAGTTACAGTGCTGATAAAATGATTCTTTCTCCCTGATATATCCAACTGAAATCTATTTTCAGTAGTTGTTCGGAAATGTCCTTAAACTCTATTTTATAGTGTGAATATGGAAAAGATCAGGTCAACCAAATGCCAGTTTTTATATCTCGAAGGGGGATGGGGGTGGGGGAAGACAATTTATACTGATGAAGTTAAAGATAAAGGAAAAAGATTAACATTCTATTCTGTATTTGAGTACTCAAAAGTTCTGTTCATTCTTCTGTTTCCGTGGGCAGGTTCCTGTTCATTTATGCATAGCTGTGAATTTAGCATCTATTTATCTGTCGGGGAAACATAACCACAAGAAGAATTTGATGTTTTTCAGTGATAAAGAATAGTTTACTTGTTAGATtctaagtaggcgtttggacaatATTTGGTTGAAGTTAAAAAAATGAGTGTTTGAAGTTGAAATTTAAAAAGAATATGTGGAAAATGTTTTTGAATCCTAGTATATGAGTAGATCAAATCACGGTGGTGTTTTTTGCTctctttttttgtgtgtgtgtttttgCATCAAGTTTGCCTTGTAATTGATGTACAATCTCTGTTCTTTCAGTCCGTAGCAGAATTCCAAGACAGTGGCAAACTTCCTTTCTTATGTACAACTGAAACTAGTATAAGATTGCTCACCCTGAAGATGCAATGGGAGCCTCAAGTGGACCAAGGCTATCTGGGATGCAGAAGCAAGTGCTTGCTCTATATAGGGGATTCCTAAGAGCAGCACGCTCCAAGCCTGTTGAGGAGAGAAGGCAAATTGAGTCAATTGTATCAGCTGAGTTCCACAAAAATTCTAAGCAAGTTGACCGTAAGAACTTTATTTATATTGAGTACTTACTTCGTCGTGGTAAGAAACAGCTTGATCAGCTTAAAAGCCCTGATACTGTTGGATTATCGTCCTTGAGTGTTGATTCTTCACGAACGAGGAACTCATCCTCCTAGATTTGTTCTTACAAAATCCACTCGTTTTCAACTTTACTGGAGTTGGTTGATTATATCATCTCTTTTGCTGGGTTTAGCATCTGGCGTTTGAATGCCAAATGTTATTTACAAACGCATATACTGGGATTCAGAAACAAATGCATGGTGTTATCAGCACGTAGTTCTAACCAATTTAATTACCATATGCATAACTTGTTTTGAATATGATTATAATAATTGCCTTGGTATGAAAACAATAAGCTTCGGTTAAATTGTTATTTCATTATATAATCTACGAAGAAGTTTAAACCTATACATAAATAGATAAGTATTAAAttgaattaccatgattagaCTAATTAATCCCACATCCAAATGTTATGACAGAATAGGCATTTAGAAGGAAtttttgcaaaattttcaaaaggtCATTAACTATTAGATGAATCATATTCAATGTTGAAACTTGGCAGAATTGATATTATCTAGTTTTATGCCTACTTAACATATTGAAATATCTTCTAAGTAGAACAAAATATATTAGTACTTATTAATGAGAGTACTTCATCTTATTTATTATCAGAAGTTATACTTACATGTCTAAAGTTCTTGTGTATAATATTAAGTACTAATTCATCATCGCATTACACATAATTGTTTGTTCTAACAATTATATAGAGAATGTTAATACACGATTATATTCTGcattgatttttttttcattGATAATAATTCTTATCATTCTAATTCACTTATTTTCTATGATAGTTTTCACTATGTCAAATTTGTCAAAACTTGAATTTGTGGCACGTGACATCTTTGGGAATAACTATTTGCCATGGgtacttgatgctgaaattcaccttGACGCTAAAGGTCTTGGTGACACTTTTAAAGAAGGAAATGAAGCATCAAGTCAGGATAAGGCAAAAGCCATGATTTTCCTTCGCCATCATCTCGATGAGGGGTTAAAAAGTGAATATTTAACCTTGAAAGACCCATTCAACTATGGACTAGTTTGAAGGAACGATATGACCACCTAAAGGCTACGGTATTGCCAAGAGCTCTTCGTGAGTGGATGCACTTATGGCTACAAGATTATAAGATCATAAGTGAATATAATTCTGCTGCATATAGAACAATTTCCCAACTAAAATTATGTGGGAAAACTATGAATGATGAGGACATGTTGGAAGACTCtttccacttttcatgcctcaaatATGGTGTTACAGCAGTAATACCGTGAAAAGGGCTTTAAGAAATattttgagttattttcatgCATTTTGGTGGCTGAACAACATAATGGccttttaatgaaaaatcatgaagcccGCCCCACTGGATCAGTTCCATTTTCAGAAGCGAATATGGGAACGATAGATCCAaagtctgaaagaagacaataattATCATGACCGTATAAATATACATGGACGTGGCAAAGGGGCGAAATAATAATCGCCATGGTGGTGGTTGTTATAAacaagagaacaataagggttctcagaaTAATCCTTCAAACGACAAAGGTAATATCTGCCACCGATGTGGTATGAAAAATTATTGGGCACGAATTTAGTATACACCTGAacattttgtcaaactttatcaagcatCTATAGAAGGGAAACAAAATAAAGTTAGAGACTCATTTGACCTTTCAAAATGATGTTGAGGCAGGCCCTATGAATAATCGTGATAAAGTTGAAGCAAACCTTGCctataaagatgatatttttgaaggCCTTGCAGATATTAATCTTTTAAAAGCCGAAGACTTCTTTGAGCATCATAACTGAAGACTTATTATTGGGAAACATTATAAGAATAAATGTATTTTTTTTATGAAGTTCATGTTTTGAATAAAACTTTTTATGTTGTCAGTATTTAATTTCCTAAATGTAGTTtcttttgttcttaaatttttcaatattacttatgatgtatttttttttctttatgaaGAATATGAAAACTTCTCAGTTTTCAATTGTTCGTATgaataataaagaagaaatatgccTTCTGGATAGTGCTATGACGCACACCATATTAAAAGATaagagatatttctcttatttaatcatgaaagaagccaatatcataacaatatctggtagtacaaaattaatcgAGGGCTCTGGAAGAGCGACTGTATTACTACCAGGAGAAACTATATTGGTTGTTAATAATGCATCTATAATGATATTCGTcaaaatggctatcatattgagacccCCAATGAACGAAAGGTTGAAtacctttatattactacaataaaaaCGGAAAAGAAGTATGTGCTTGAAAAGCTTCCCGCATTTTCCTCCGAATTATACTACACTAGTATTAGTGTAGTCGAATCACATGCTATAGTAAATAAGGAGTTtactaatgattttattatttggcatgaccggttgggccATCCCAGTTATAATGTGATGcgcaaaataattgagaattcacatggtcattcattgaagaaccagaagattcttcaaactaaagaattctcttgtgctgcatgtTATCAAGGCAAactgattattagaccatcagtAATTGAAGTTAGAGTTGAATCTCCTGCATTTTTGGAAGGTATACAGAGTGATATATGTGGGCACATACACCCTCCATGTGGAACATTCAGATATTATATGGttttgatagatgcatctacaagatggtcacatgtgtgcttgTTATCAATCCGCAATTTGGCCTTTGCGAGGTTACTAGCTCAATTAATAAGATTAAGAGCATGATTTccagattatgcaattaagacatttcgtcttgataatgctggtgaatTTATATCTCAGGCCTTTAATGATTGTTGCATATCAATTCGGATAACAATTAAGCATCTagttgctcatgttcatactcaaaatagtctagcggaatcattgatcaaacgcctccaattaattgttagaccaatgcttatgagaacaaaacttctCATTTTAGCATGGGGccatgctattttgcatgcaAAAGCTCTTGTGCGGATCAGacccacaagttatcataaagtctctCCAATACAATTGACTTttggtcaggagccaaatatttccCATCTTAAAATATTTGGATGTGcagtatatgttccaattgctccaccacaacACACAAAGATGGGACCCCAAAGAAGATTGTGGATATACgttgggtatgaatctccttctattataaaatatttggaacctatgactggagatttatttactgcaaGATTTGTTGATTGacattttgatgaatcagtatacccaatattagggggagaaaataagtAATTGCAAAAAGAGATAGATTGGAATGCattatcactatctcatttagatcctcgaacaaATATATGTGAACATGgggttcaaaagataatttatttgtAAAATATCGCAAATCAACTGCGAGATGCATTCACTAACCTATcaagggtgactaagtcacatattccaTCTGCTAATGCTCCTGTTCGAATTGATGTCCCGGTTGGACAATCTATAAATACAAATGAGTCTAAGCCATGCTTGAAATGTGGTAGACCAATTGGTTCCAAATATAAAAATCCTCGAAAGCGAAAATGAGCAAATGATCTTGGGAGATCATAATATGGAGGCAATTGCTCAAAAAGAGCCTCGtgacataacaaatgataagacCTCAGGGGAAGTCCAGGTACCTGGAAATAATAAGaatgaagagatctcaataagttatgtctctacGGAAAAAAGGTGAAACCGAAATAAAATTATTGTCGACAacatttttgcttataatgttgcTGTTGAgataatgcaacaagatgaggatcttaCACCAAGATTTGTCGATGAATGTAGAcaaagaaatgattggccaaaatggaaagACTCTATCGAGGCAGAATTAGCGTCACTTAAAAAACGTAAAGTATTTGGACGTATAGTGCGAACACCTGAAAAAATAAAGCCAGTAGGATACAATGTGGTTTTGTGCGAAAACGAAATGATAAAAATTAAGTCGTTATATATTAAGCACGACTTGTGGCACAAGGATTTTGGCATAGACCTGAcattgattatatggagacataTTCTCATGTGGTGGATGCAATCACTTTCAGGTATCTTATAAATTTGGCAgtccatgaaaaacttgatatgcgtctGATGGATGTTGTCACAGCCTACTTGTATGGCACATTAGACAacaaaatttatatgaaaatccctgaagggtTTAAAGTTCCTGAAATTTTCGGGAAACTTGTTCAATAAagtttcaaaaatccttatatggattgaaacaatTAGGGCGAATATGGTATAATCGTCTGAGTGAGTATTTGCTGAAAGAAAGGTATAAGAATGatccaatttgtccttgtgtattTATAAGAAGGTCTGGACCTGAATTTGTTATAATTgctgtgtatgttgatgatctaaatatcattggaactcctcgGGAGCTTCCAAAAGCAGTTGACTGTTTGAAGAaagagtttgaaatgaaagatcttggagagacaaaattttatcttggtctacaaattaagcatatgaaagatggaatttttgtccatcaatcaacttaTACCGAAAAGATCCTAAAGcgttttatatggataaagcacatccattgagtatcCCAATGGTTGTGAGATtacttgatataaataaagatccatttcgatctcatgaaaatgatggagagcttcttggtgatgaaactccatatcttagtgcaattggtgtactaatgtatcttgcaaataatactcgaccagatatagctttTGCAGTAAGTTTATTAGCAAGATTTAGTTCCTTTCCAACAACAAGACACTGGAATGGTGTTAAGCATATTTTTAGATACCTCAGAGGGACTAttgatatgagattattttattctTATGAATCCGATTCACAAATGactggttatgcagatgcaagttATTTGTCTGATCCATATAAAGTCCGATCTCAAATAGGTTATCTATTTACTTGTGGAGGTAAAGTTATTTCATGGCGTTCAACAAAACAAACTTTAGCTGCTACATCTTCTAATCATgcagagataatagctattcatgagtcgagaatgtgtatggttgagatcagtgactcAATACATTCAACAACTGTGTGGTCTTTCTTTAAAAATGAAGATCCCAACGATATTGTATGAAGATAATATTGCTTGTATATCTCAACTTAAAAGAGGATATATCAAAAGAGacagaacaaagcacatttcaccaaagttctttTTCACACACGATCCTCAGCAAAATGGTAAGATAGAtgttcaacaaatccgttcaagtgacaatctagcagatttattcactaaggcATTGCCAGCATCAACATTTGAAAAGCTGAAACATAAGATTGGAATGCGTCGTCTCCGAgatatcaaataaaatttttatcagggggagtatAATACGCGCTGTACTTTTTTTTCCTTAATcaaggttttgtcccaattgcgttttcctagtaaggtttttaataaggcaacactcaatgcgtattacaagatatgtgtattcttttttcttcactaggcTTTTTCCCATCGGGTTTTTCCTAGTAATGTTTTAaagaggcacattatctatggacattcaagggggagtgttatgaatacaTTAAATTTGTGGATGTCCAACAACTCATCCATGAACCATTTtggatatacatgaatatatttaTTACATTCATTTAATATCTTGTAACTCTCAAGTAAATTGTCCACTAAATATACGGTATTTctaattctacaaacgacaccaaTAAGATAGACTTGAATACAACTTGAAAGTTTTATCTATATTTCTTGGCTTATATTGCTATAATTTTATAAAGTTTTAGACATGTAAGTATCTTTTAGATGGACATTCAagagggagtgttataaatatattaaagtGGATGTCCATTGAATACTCCATACATCCTTATTCCATGAACCATTTGAGTTCATGTATTTAGTTAATTCATcacttaatatttgtaacctttaGGTGTATTCTTGTAACCTTTCATGTATCCCATATCCTATAAATAAGATATACTCTATCTTATGAAGTACACACAAGAAACACACTTGAATAAGATAACTTTTATATTCTCTCACTATATATCTTGTCTCTATTACTATATTGTTCTATTTTGCTCTTATTTCTTAATACATTATCAGCACGAGTTGCTCAAATCATTGTTATTTTGCCTGCTCCACCGGGCTCTAATTTCATTCTCGTCTTTTGAAGTTGAGTCTAATTTTTCATTCGGTATGTACCTACAGTTTTATTCTGTAACaacctgtgatgacccaaaaggttatctttaaatttaataattatttctgtgttctaagaccccgaaaagcactattcatcatttctcgacttgcgtgcgcagtccgtataatttttcggaaagtttttatatgaaaaatggattaaaatgtgaaatagagccttaaaactcaactgagttgactttggtcaacattttgagcaaacagactaggatcagtgttttgacagttctagtaggtccgtatcgtgatttgggacttgggcgtatgcccggaatttaatttggaggtctctagctcaagttatggccatttaacggaaactaaaaatttaaaggttaaagatttccaagtttgactataaattgacttttattgatatcggggtcagattcaagttctgaaaatttttataggtccgttatgtcatttatgacttgtctgtcgaatttggtgagaaatggagttgatttgacgtgattcggacgttcggttgtgaaaatagaagttttaaagttttttttttaaatttcatttgatttggtgtccgattcttaattctaggtgttaaattggtattttgatcgcgtgagcgagttcgtatgaggtttttagacttgtgtgcatgtttagtttggagtcccgagggctcgggtgagtttcagatagcctacagaccatttgaactttgagaaaaatctgatttttagcttctgctgtcatctggtgcattgtgcttcgcgatcgcgaagagaaaattgttAGTCGTGAGTTttagtcttcgcgttcgcgaagataggtacgcgatcgcggaaggttagcttccagtgcactgcgaacgcgagggccaagccgcattcgcgtagaaggaatgaaggcagaagctgggcatgccatttgtgctatgcgatcgcacaaGTCAGTACGCGATTGCGTAAGGCTAAGAAAATATTCTCTgcgatcgcatgaccatttacgcgatcgcgtagagttaaaaatctgggcagccaaaatatgcttcgcgatcgcaaagagttatccgcgatcgcgaatgGACCTAGGCagaagttgttctacgcgattgcgaacgaatttccgcgatcgcgatgagtaaaaatctgggcaaacagaacttaagttcttgaaatgggatttcgacctattttccaccattttcgattttgagctcgggtaagacgatttttgggcgatttttacgggaaaatattggggtaagtgttccttatcctatattgattatatttcatgattccatactcatttatatcattaatccgtgaaattattgaagaaaaattagatttttgtaaaatcttccaaaaatataaaatgaagatttgaaagccaatccgttgtcggaatttgataaattttgtatggttgaactcgtatcggaacgggtgttcggatttcgtgaattgtttcgggattcgagacgtgtGTCCCACTGATATTTTTgagataaatttcgaattttaatccgaagaattagtaaattcatatggaattaattcctacgatttatattgagtatattgaattatttatgactagatttgaggatttcggacacgaattcgcgaggcaaaggtgtagtggattcttgaatttggttgcaaagcgaggtaagtgtcgtggttaaccttgacttgagggagtaggacttaattgtctatttgctacatgatttaatgtgtgggtacaacgtatatgtgaggtggcgATTACTTATGCgctgtggttgagtcaaagcatgcgagtagaatttgtttattgtgaataattgtctatttaattaagatattcctgcttaagtttattattgattatttgatcattattcgtgaaattattattcatttaattattgttgaatatttaggaaggtgaagtcggtattttggtattgaattgattgataagtgtatatccccgcacttaaatactcttccggatttatattattattttcatggtaaggaagagtgtaaaagcacgaagggtgttgccgtgctatttgtgagtgtaaaagcacgaagggtgttgccgtgctatTTGTGAGTGTaagagcacgaagggtgttgccgtgccatttgtgagtggaaaagcacgaagggtgatgccgtgtcaaatgaaagtaaaagcacgaagggtggtatgatgccattttcatattatcatttgctcattttattgttgataaattaattAGCTGCTAAGTGACActcctcctgctgaaattattatatcattccccttcgcatgttccctcccaatttataaattgttatttgttgtattattgttactttgtgTTTGTATAtacttgtcatagcctcgtcactacttcgtcgaggttaggctcggcacttatcagcacatggggtcggttgtactgatactgcactctgcacttcttgtgtagacttcggagttggtcctagcggcgtacagTAGATTTGCCTCGATAcaactaccagtggagacttgaggtataactgcatagcgttcgcagttctgaaatccccttctatattatctcagctgtatattatatttcaaacatcttgaattttattcagacctttatttgtattattctagaagctcgtgcacttgttattccagttctgggatggtatttagacatcgctattattatagattattcactacatttcaggccttacttccgcatttgtctctttgttattaattagtttaaaattattttaaaatgactaatattattcttacgttggcttgcctagcaagtaaatgTTACGCGACATCACGgttccgaaggtgagaatttcgggtcgtgacacaacccGACTTGTAGTTTTGAGAATTTACGTCCCCTTCCGGAGCTAAGGTCCCGAACAACTTTGTAatgtgcattatgacttgcgcgcggttgagtttggttttcggacttaggcgtatgctcaGAATCGgagttggaagtccgtagaacaattcggcgcattttggagaaattagaaagttgatgtgtgctaattatattattttgtgtgcagacgaggactattaatatgatggatataaattggatatgataataagtatacgaagcatattataagtgatgtggggtctaaggagaggcctaagcctaagtcaagttggaaatttcatgatagactaaagttccaaatgagtaagCACAAGGCCAAaatttggacgagcatatcttcATATATACAAGAAGTTATGTTATGGAAAACCTACCAAATGAAAtttcttcgagtctagtttctaacgcttcaaaccgttcatcatttggacactcctacaagaagttatgaccaaattaccaaaagctgaTCGAATTTAACACTACCGCGCCGCCCCACGCGCCGCCCCATGCGCCGCGCCTGTGGGAAATTCCAGAACGCTCCGAAATTTCATTTCCAAACACTTTTTGCACAGCCGCCTCGCGCCCCATGCGCCGCTGCTGTACAAAAGCGGGTTTTT
Encoded proteins:
- the LOC104084505 gene encoding succinate dehydrogenase assembly factor 1, mitochondrial, with the protein product MGASSGPRLSGMQKQVLALYRGFLRAARSKPVEERRQIESIVSAEFHKNSKQVDRKNFIYIEYLLRRGKKQLDQLKSPDTVGLSSLSVDSSRTRNSSS